The Sporosarcina sp. 6E9 genome segment TTATGAGTTATAGCGATGACAATTTGAGAGATTGAGACGACATTCCCGTATTGGGACGACATTATGAAAGATTGAGACGACATTTTTGTCGATTGCGACGATATTCTTGATAAAAAGGGATGCCGGGGCATCCCCTCCCTATCGAAATGGGGTTCCAGGTGGCCATGAGTTCTCTGGTACAAAACGTGAATTAACACACCATTTATCACCACAAATAGCATCCAATTAGAGCATCAATTAGATGAAATTTGACCTTCAGGATAACCATCTAACTAAATTAATAATTAACCTTGGAAGGTAGAGCAGAACGTTTAGCATTATCTCCACAGCCGCGTCTAAAACGATACTATACTCTTTACTTTTTTTACGCTTGCCCATTTGTTGCCCCCCCCCATAATGGCCCTATTGAGGCACAGTCCTTATTCAACAACTGCGCTCAATTACGGTAGACATTATTAAGCATCCGATTTACTTAGTCGATTAATGTAAAATACGAGTATAACAATGCCTAATATAATCAAAATAGAAATCACTTGTCCTGCTACTAATCCTATTTTTCCAATACCTAACGGCAAAATAAGAATAAGTACCCCACTAATCATAAGGAATAAACCTACTGCATTAGCTAACTTGTTTTTATCTCCCCGAAAAGTGTTCTCATTAAAACCTGCAATGAGAGTGAATTCTTGTTTTTTCCATATCAGGTAACTAAAAAAGAAAAGAAGAGCACTAGTAAAAAGACAAACTATTACTGGACCTATATTCATACACAGAACACCTAACTTTCCTTCTGGCTATCGTAAAAGACTTTATTTCACTTTAAAGCTACTGCTAATCGATAAAACGACCGTTTGTAGAAGTGTCAAATTCATTTCATACTCTCTATTATACCAGAGATACCGAACGAGACCTTCGAAATATTTAATT includes the following:
- a CDS encoding DUF3784 domain-containing protein, whose translation is MNIGPVIVCLFTSALLFFFSYLIWKKQEFTLIAGFNENTFRGDKNKLANAVGLFLMISGVLILILPLGIGKIGLVAGQVISILIILGIVILVFYINRLSKSDA